TGTCCGGCTGCGGCCTCGACGTGCTCGATCCGAAAGGCGCGGTCGGCGCCGCGGAGAAGTCGCTGATCGCGACGTCAACGTGGGCGATGCTGATCGTCGTCGTGCCGGTGATCTTCCTGACGCTGCTGTTCGCGTGGCGCTACCGCGCGTCGAACCGCAACGCGACCTACGCGCCGAAATGGGCGCACTCGACCGCGATCGAGATCGTCATCTGGACCGTCCCGTCGCTGATCATCCTGTTCCTCGGCATTCTCACGTGGAAGACCACGCACGAGCTCGATCCGTATCGGCCGCTCGAATCGTCGGTGAAGCCGATCGACGTCGAGGTCGTCGCGCTCGACTGGAAGTGGCTGTTCGTCTATCCGGACCTCGGCATTGCTTCGGTGAACCAACTTGCGGTGCCGGTCGGCACGCCGATCAATTTCCGGATCACGTCCGATTCGGTGATGAATTCGTTCTTCATTCCGCAGCTCGGCACGCAGGTCTACGCGATGGCCGGCATGCAGACGCGCCTGCACCTGATCGCCGACGAGCCGGGCGACTTCGCCGGGCTGTCGGCGAACTACAGCGGCCGCGGCTTCTCCGACATGAAGTTCCGCACGCTCGCGACGCCGCGCGACGCGTTCGACGCGTGGGTCGCGAAGGTGCGCGCGTCGCCGGAGCGGCTCGACATGACCGCGTACAGGCAGCTCGCGCAGCCTAGCGAGAAGCAGCCGGTGCGCTACTACTCGACGGTCGATCCCCGGCTGTTCAACAACATCATCGCGAAGTACAACGACGGCCACGTCCTGGACCTGACGGACGCCGCTTGTCGGACGAAGAGGTAAGCATGTTCGGTAAATTGACGCTTTCGGCGATCCCGTTCGATCAGCCGATCATCATGGGCGCGGCCGCGTTCATGGGGCTTGTCGTGCTCGCGATTCTGGGCGCGCTGACCTATACGAAGCGCTGGAAATGGCTGTGGGCCGAGTGGCTGACGACCGTCGACCACAAGAAGCTCGGCGTGATGTACATCATCGTCGCGCTGATCATGCTGCTGCGCGGCTTCGCGGATGCCGTGATGATGCGCCTGCAGCTCGCGCTCGCGTACAACGGCCCCGGCTATCTGCCGCCGCATCACTACGACCAGATCTTCACCGCGCATGGCGTCATCATGATCTTCTTCATGGCGATGACGTTCATGATCGGCCTGATGAACGTCATCGTGCCGCTGCAGATCGGCGCGCGCGACGTCGCGTTCCCTTTCATCAATTCGCTGAGCTTCTGGATGACGGCGGTCTCGGCGATCCTGATCAACATCTCGCTCGTGGTCGGCGAATTCGCGCAGACGGGCTGGCTCGCGTATCCGCCGCTGTCGGAGCTGCAGTTCAGTCCGGGCGTCGGCGTCGACTACTATCTGTGGGCGCTGCAGATATCCGGCGTCGGCACGCTGCTGACGGGCGTCAACTTCTTCGCGACGATCATCCGGATGCGCGCGCCCGGCATGACGCTGATGAAGATGCCGGTGTTCACGTGGACCGCGCTCTGCACGAACGTGCTGATCATGGCGTCATTCCCGATCCTGACGGTCACGCTCGCGCTGCTCGGCCTCGACCGCTATCTCGGCATGCACTTCTTCACGAACGATGCCGGCGGCAATGCGATGCTGTATCTGAACCTGATCTGGGCATGGGGCCATCCGGAGGTTTACATCCTGATCCTGCCCGCGTTCGGGATCTTCTCGGAGGTGGTCGCGACGTACGCGAAGAAGCCGCTCTTCGGCTACAAGACGATGGTCTATGCGAGCTGCGCGATCATGGTGCTGTCGTTCCTCGTCTGGCTGCATCACTTCTTCACGATGGGCTCGGGCGCGAACGTCAACGCGTTTTTCGGGATTATGACGATGATCATCGCGATCCCGACCGGCGTGAAGGTGTTCAACTGGCTGTTCACGATCTACCGCGGCCGGCTCGAGTTCTCGACGCCGATCCTGTGGACGATCGGCTTCATGGTGACGTTCACGCTCGGCGGGATGACGGGCGTGATGATGGCGATTCCCGGCGCGGACTTCGTGCTGCACAACAGCCTGTTCCTGATCGCGCACTTCCACAACGTGATCATCGGCGGCGTGCTGTTCGGTTATCTCGCGGGCTTCAACTACTGGTTCCCGAAGGTGTTCGGCTTCAAGCTGAACGAGAAGCTCGGCAAGGCCGCGTTCTGGTTCTGGCAGATCGGCTTCTACGTCGCGTTCGTGCCGCTCTACGTGCTCGGCTTCATGGGGATGACGCGGCGTCTGAACCATTACGACAATCCGGCATGGCATCCGTGGCTCGTCGTCGCCGCGTTCGGCGCCGCGCTGATCGCGATCGGCATCGCATGCCAGCTGCTGCAGCTCGTCGTCAGCCTGCGCGATCGCAAGCTGCCCGAAAATCGCGACTTCACGGGCGATCCGTGGGGCGGCCGCACGCTCGAATGGGCGACGTCGTCGCCGCCGCCCGCATACAACTTCGCGACGATCCCGGCCGTGCACGCGCTCGACGAGTTCGCGTACCGCAAGGAGCGCGGCCTCGGCATCGGCAAGCAAGCGGAGTATCGCGACATCCACATGCCGTCGAACACGAGCGCGGGCCTCTTCGTCGGCGTGTTCAGCCTGGTGCTCGGCTTCGCGGCGGTATGGCACATCTGGTGGCTCGCGATCGTCGGGCTCGCCGGCATCGTCGTCACGGTGATCGCGTATAGCGCGAGCGACGGCGACGGCTATTTCATCCCGGCCGACACCGTGCGCAAGATCGAGGAAAAACGCGGCGGCGCGCGCTTCGTCGCACGGCCGGCGGAAGTCGAACTGGAGGCAAACTGATGTCGTATCAATCC
This genomic stretch from Burkholderia oklahomensis C6786 harbors:
- the cyoB gene encoding cytochrome o ubiquinol oxidase subunit I; its protein translation is MFGKLTLSAIPFDQPIIMGAAAFMGLVVLAILGALTYTKRWKWLWAEWLTTVDHKKLGVMYIIVALIMLLRGFADAVMMRLQLALAYNGPGYLPPHHYDQIFTAHGVIMIFFMAMTFMIGLMNVIVPLQIGARDVAFPFINSLSFWMTAVSAILINISLVVGEFAQTGWLAYPPLSELQFSPGVGVDYYLWALQISGVGTLLTGVNFFATIIRMRAPGMTLMKMPVFTWTALCTNVLIMASFPILTVTLALLGLDRYLGMHFFTNDAGGNAMLYLNLIWAWGHPEVYILILPAFGIFSEVVATYAKKPLFGYKTMVYASCAIMVLSFLVWLHHFFTMGSGANVNAFFGIMTMIIAIPTGVKVFNWLFTIYRGRLEFSTPILWTIGFMVTFTLGGMTGVMMAIPGADFVLHNSLFLIAHFHNVIIGGVLFGYLAGFNYWFPKVFGFKLNEKLGKAAFWFWQIGFYVAFVPLYVLGFMGMTRRLNHYDNPAWHPWLVVAAFGAALIAIGIACQLLQLVVSLRDRKLPENRDFTGDPWGGRTLEWATSSPPPAYNFATIPAVHALDEFAYRKERGLGIGKQAEYRDIHMPSNTSAGLFVGVFSLVLGFAAVWHIWWLAIVGLAGIVVTVIAYSASDGDGYFIPADTVRKIEEKRGGARFVARPAEVELEAN
- the cyoA gene encoding ubiquinol oxidase subunit II; the protein is MNRTAFKSLSLFGAVGALASLSGCGLDVLDPKGAVGAAEKSLIATSTWAMLIVVVPVIFLTLLFAWRYRASNRNATYAPKWAHSTAIEIVIWTVPSLIILFLGILTWKTTHELDPYRPLESSVKPIDVEVVALDWKWLFVYPDLGIASVNQLAVPVGTPINFRITSDSVMNSFFIPQLGTQVYAMAGMQTRLHLIADEPGDFAGLSANYSGRGFSDMKFRTLATPRDAFDAWVAKVRASPERLDMTAYRQLAQPSEKQPVRYYSTVDPRLFNNIIAKYNDGHVLDLTDAACRTKR